A region from the Candidatus Desulfatibia profunda genome encodes:
- a CDS encoding FRG domain-containing protein, with protein MDQSLAIQFNQIDTWTKYAFHIHRYTKILYEPLFRGQGNKFRGAGCTDSGWRLEPSLYRKPKTSHPRFIDCVKAILKDNKCQSLIAKAVGRNLNKDVEADRELLIGLMRHLGFQTPLLDWTKNPFVAAYFAFRNIHEDSDEVSIFVFDQKAWLNNQNPLTSRDLNILKLQELEHIIPRQKTQESVYVYSRAEEIFSELLGDELEGKNYFIAYCTLSIHDRKKVLNDLREMDIYYDKLFPDEKKVEEMKRSIDDAMKDLLNFNNST; from the coding sequence ACGCCTTTCACATTCATAGGTATACTAAGATACTATATGAACCACTCTTTAGAGGCCAGGGCAATAAATTTCGGGGTGCTGGTTGCACTGATTCTGGTTGGAGGCTTGAACCGAGTTTATATAGGAAGCCTAAAACATCTCATCCCCGTTTTATTGATTGTGTTAAAGCAATCCTAAAGGATAATAAATGCCAAAGTTTAATTGCCAAAGCAGTAGGACGCAATTTGAATAAAGACGTTGAGGCAGATAGGGAGTTATTGATTGGTCTAATGAGGCACTTAGGATTTCAAACTCCTTTACTTGATTGGACCAAGAATCCTTTTGTAGCAGCATATTTTGCATTCAGAAATATTCATGAAGACTCTGATGAAGTTTCTATTTTTGTTTTTGACCAAAAAGCCTGGCTGAATAATCAAAATCCTCTAACATCTCGTGATTTGAATATTCTTAAACTTCAGGAATTGGAACATATAATTCCAAGGCAGAAGACTCAGGAAAGTGTCTATGTTTATAGCAGAGCTGAGGAGATTTTTAGCGAATTGTTAGGGGATGAGCTTGAAGGGAAAAATTATTTCATCGCCTACTGCACCCTCTCTATTCATGATCGGAAAAAAGTCCTCAATGACCTTAGAGAAATGGATATTTACTATGACAAGCTTTTTCCTGATGAAAAAAAAGTTGAGGAGATGAAAAGATCTATAGACGACGCAATGAAAGATCTACTTAATTTCAACAACTCAACATAA